The genomic region ACGCGTCCTGAGCGATCAGGAACTTGGCACGTGCCGAAATCGGATCGGCTTGGTGATCGGCAGCAAACTGCCCCAAGGCTTCCAGGTATCGTTTGCCGTCTTCGTCGCCAATCACGTGTTCTTCAGCGAATGCCAACCGAGCCAAATCGGCATCCAGCAATGCCGACTGGTTACCTCGGTCTCGATGAAAACGTAACCAATCCTGATACAGTTGCGTCGCCCGCATCAGCGGTGAATTGGGATCAGTCTGTGGAACATCCCACTCAACGAACCGCTCCACTTTGCTGAAGACGGGAGAATCCGCTCGCAATTCAAATCGGTCAGCCGGACCCGCGTATGTTTGGTCAGCATCGTTGTAAAAATCGATCGCGTCGGCGATTACAAAATCGAAGAGCGTTGGGCGATAGTCGTCCGGTGCATTCCCACCAATCAGCAAATCACCATATGCCTCGATCGAAGCGGACTTCAGGACCTCATCGGACTGCAACGCCTTTTCGAAAATCAGCTTCGACTGAGCAACAATCTTTTGACGACTCCACGTCGCCAAGTCCTCTTCGGATCGAATCGGCAAAATCGCGGAGTCCTCCGCATCGCCACCCTCGTTATCGATCTCGGTGCGATCCTGGAACCGCCACTGATTTTGCTGAAAGTAGCCCCACATCCAGTTTGCCAACATCGCATGCAGAACCGGCTGCACGGCATCGGGAGCAGTCTCGATGTCCGCTTGCAGGCGAACGATCCGGTGCAACTCACCGCGTCCCTGGATCGCGCCGTCCAGCGTCGCGCGGGTCGCAACCGCTCGGGCAACCAACGCGTGCTGTTCTTTTGCGATAGCACTCGGCAACAGCTTGTCGATTTCCTCGACAGCTGACTTGGGCAAGCCCTTGTCTAAAGCGGTTTGCACTGGTTTCCAGACCGCAGGACTGGGATCCTTTGCTTGTGAAAGCGACACAGAAAGGCTCACGAGAGGCAGAAGAAGCGAAACAAGCAGACAGACATTCCGGCTGGGTATCTTCATGGTATCGAGTCTGAACAGAGGAGGTGGGGCAACCAAGAAAAGAGGGGCACTGTAAGGATAACGGTCGTCCGATTGATTCATTAGTGGGTTTTCCCAGAATCTTTTTGGACGACGCTGCCTGGCCAAAAAAACGCATCCAATTTAGCGTGTTTGGCAGGCAAACCGAGTTCAGATCAGCGGCGGGCAACCGCGACCGCGGTGGACGCGTTACCGCTCGGTATGACGGTAGTGCGCTTCTAAGCAGAGCGTTGCCATCGACGTGGAGTAAACGGTACCGCCGTAGCCCCCCCACAGTGTCGAATCTGGCCAACTTCCGTCACGCTGTTGCGTCGATAACAAACGCTGTTGCAGTGAAGCGTTCCAGCGATGCCACGCGTCGTCTTGCAATTGATGCAGCGCCATCGTGGCGTAATACCACTGATAGTAATTGTCGGGACCCGCGGTTTTGCCAGGCAACGAATTTAACAACACCGCCTCCGCTTCACGAACCCGTGCCGCACTGACATGTTGGCCCGTCAACAACCGAATTGCCAACGCCTCGGCGGTCATCGTGACGGTCGCTCGCTCACCCGGACGATAGCACGCGTAGCCACCCGCCGAACCGCTGCTGACCGAATCCAAAAACCGTGCCACGCCTCGCTGCATCGAATGCGGCGGCGTGATCGCTTCGGAACGAACAGCAGCATCGATCAACATCGCCTGCCATCCCAACTGGCTCATGTCGCCCTTGTCACCTCGCGTGTATCGCCAACCGCCCGTTGTCGGGTGCTGAGTGGATCGAGAATACGCGACGGCTCGACGCGTGGCTTCCATCGCGGCCTCGTCCCCCGTCATGGCGGCGGCTTCGGCCACAGCTAAAGCTGCCATCGCGTGACAGTAATGCGCCGCATAGATCGAAGCATCACCCGCCAGTGAACCGTCGGCTCGCTGCTTGCCAAGCAAGAACGCCAATCCGCGATAGACATTGTCTTGGTAGTCACCGAATTGGTGAGTGTGGCCAGCCCCCAAAAGCGACAGTAACGCCAAGCCCGTCAGCCCGGTTTCCGCTCGCTTACCCGCACTGCCGCGGCTTAACCCCAACGGAGCCCGCTCTTGGCCGGCACCGGATTGAGCGGGGTCCCAAGCGCCATCCTCTCGCTGATGCTTCACTAGATACTGAAGCGCCGTCTTCACTGCCGCCTCGGTGTCCGCGTTTCCGCCGCTGGCACGCAGGGCTGCAAACTTGGCGGTTCCAATCCGAGACGCAA from Neorhodopirellula lusitana harbors:
- a CDS encoding prenyltransferase/squalene oxidase repeat-containing protein, which translates into the protein MEIPSLELPSLEDSFLADPSQFWHNATAVRIVALLAVGLLVTTIWLFRRKERSGHGAAIVCLVVSIGLHVAIIAFVPRLSLFFSGTAEGEPTDSAGMESIDVAVFAPEMDESSVATDDAVAEMLSPVPDGESPDFVTSIEPLALPQSIASLSVPIVETKAVAEPTPEPINIPEPKVPSVLASAKVSSADHATTLDDMLGDWLEETLSSEEPEEQPEVVVDQDVDSSTNPASMDVAEQPTAPQRETVRQEMPRAATTQHMAAANQGVPIESTHAEEIDEDFASRIGTAKFAALRASGGNADTEAAVKTALQYLVKHQREDGAWDPAQSGAGQERAPLGLSRGSAGKRAETGLTGLALLSLLGAGHTHQFGDYQDNVYRGLAFLLGKQRADGSLAGDASIYAAHYCHAMAALAVAEAAAMTGDEAAMEATRRAVAYSRSTQHPTTGGWRYTRGDKGDMSQLGWQAMLIDAAVRSEAITPPHSMQRGVARFLDSVSSGSAGGYACYRPGERATVTMTAEALAIRLLTGQHVSAARVREAEAVLLNSLPGKTAGPDNYYQWYYATMALHQLQDDAWHRWNASLQQRLLSTQQRDGSWPDSTLWGGYGGTVYSTSMATLCLEAHYRHTER